In Micromonospora sp. NBC_01813, the following are encoded in one genomic region:
- a CDS encoding TrmH family RNA methyltransferase, which produces MGVGPWPGDLPTDPKYDPELLADGDRRNVVDRYRYWRREAIVADLDRRRHDFHVAIENWQHDLNIGTVVRNANAFLAAEVHIVGRRRWNRRGAMVTDRYQHVRHHPDIGELQAWAERGRLPIIGIDNLAGSRPLETVQLPRRCVLLFGQEGPGLSDAARSGCHLLYSIAQYGSTRSINAGVASGIAMHAWIRSHAGPAPDPVGDERGMSGG; this is translated from the coding sequence GTGGGCGTCGGCCCGTGGCCGGGCGACCTGCCGACGGACCCGAAGTACGACCCGGAGTTGCTGGCCGACGGCGACCGGCGAAACGTGGTCGACCGTTACCGGTACTGGCGACGAGAGGCGATCGTCGCCGACCTCGACCGGCGTCGGCACGACTTCCACGTGGCGATCGAGAACTGGCAGCACGACCTGAACATCGGCACCGTCGTCCGCAACGCGAACGCGTTCCTCGCCGCTGAGGTGCACATCGTCGGGCGTCGCCGGTGGAACCGCCGCGGGGCCATGGTCACCGACCGCTACCAGCACGTCCGGCATCATCCCGACATCGGTGAACTGCAGGCGTGGGCGGAGCGGGGTCGGCTTCCGATCATCGGGATCGACAACCTCGCCGGGTCCCGGCCACTCGAGACCGTCCAACTGCCGCGCCGTTGCGTGCTGCTGTTCGGCCAGGAGGGCCCCGGGTTGTCCGACGCCGCCCGCTCGGGTTGCCACCTGCTCTACTCCATCGCCCAGTACGGGTCGACCCGATCCATCAACGCCGGCGTGGCCAGCGGGATCGCGATGCACGCCTGGATCCGGTCGCACGCCGGGCCGGCGCCGGACCCGGTGGGGGATGAGCGGGGGATGAGCGGGGGATGA
- the trxA gene encoding thioredoxin, translated as MATVELTAQNFDGVTSGDGIVLVDFWASWCGPCVKFAPVYERAAQKHDDIVFGKVDTEAQQDLAAKFDIRSIPTIMAIRDGVVVFAQPGALPESALESLIEQVRALDMDDVRKQLATHNH; from the coding sequence ATGGCAACCGTTGAGCTAACCGCGCAGAACTTTGACGGAGTGACGTCCGGCGACGGCATCGTGCTGGTCGACTTCTGGGCAAGCTGGTGCGGTCCCTGCGTCAAGTTCGCTCCGGTCTACGAGCGCGCCGCCCAGAAGCACGACGACATCGTCTTCGGCAAGGTGGACACCGAAGCACAGCAGGACCTCGCCGCGAAGTTCGACATCCGCTCCATCCCGACGATCATGGCGATCCGCGACGGGGTGGTGGTCTTCGCCCAGCCAGGTGCGCTGCCGGAGTCCGCGCTGGAGTCGCTGATCGAGCAGGTACGGGCGCTGGACATGGACGACGTGCGCAAGCAGCTCGCGACGCACAACCACTGA
- a CDS encoding sugar phosphate isomerase/epimerase family protein — MTEMVAGCAAAGVHGIGLWREETAAFGVRRTADLVGGAGLSVTSLCRGGFFSTPDWYDDNRRAIDEAAELGAPVLVLVSGGLPSRGGDSSSGLVGAADGGPGRDLDAARSWVGEAIGRLVPHAVEAGVTLAIEPLHPMFCADRCVVATLGQALDLAEPYPASAVGVVVDTYHVWWDDQVWSQIERAGRAGRIACFQLADWITPLPAGVLLGRGLPGSGCVELGRFAAAVDAAGFTGPVEVEVFHEAVWRRPGAEILARTIAGYRAAVGSR; from the coding sequence ATGACGGAGATGGTCGCCGGGTGCGCGGCGGCCGGGGTGCACGGAATCGGGCTGTGGCGGGAGGAGACGGCGGCCTTCGGGGTGCGCAGGACCGCCGACCTGGTCGGGGGTGCCGGCTTGTCGGTGACCTCGCTGTGCCGCGGTGGGTTCTTCTCGACACCCGACTGGTACGACGACAATCGTCGAGCCATCGACGAGGCGGCCGAACTCGGGGCTCCGGTCCTGGTGCTGGTCTCCGGCGGGCTGCCCAGTCGTGGTGGCGATTCGTCCAGCGGACTGGTCGGTGCGGCGGATGGCGGACCCGGCCGGGACCTGGACGCCGCCAGGTCATGGGTCGGCGAAGCGATTGGCCGACTCGTGCCCCACGCGGTAGAAGCCGGGGTGACGCTGGCGATCGAACCGCTGCACCCGATGTTCTGCGCCGACCGGTGTGTGGTGGCGACCCTCGGTCAGGCGCTGGATCTCGCCGAACCGTATCCGGCGTCCGCCGTCGGTGTGGTCGTCGACACATACCACGTGTGGTGGGACGACCAGGTGTGGAGCCAGATCGAACGGGCGGGCCGGGCCGGGCGGATCGCCTGCTTCCAACTTGCGGACTGGATCACCCCGCTACCGGCGGGTGTCCTGCTCGGACGGGGCCTGCCCGGGTCTGGGTGCGTAGAGCTCGGCAGGTTCGCGGCGGCGGTGGACGCGGCCGGCTTCACCGGCCCGGTGGAGGTCGAGGTGTTCCACGAGGCGGTCTGGCGGCGCCCCGGCGCCGAGATCCTGGCCCGGACGATCGCCGGCTACCGGGCGGCGGTCGGCAGCCGCTGA
- a CDS encoding Gfo/Idh/MocA family protein has product MARTTIGIVLNGVTGRMGYRQHLVRSLLAIRDQGGLPLADGTRLWPELVLVGRNEGKLRELADRHGLTDWTTDLAAALARTDMQVYFDAQVTAQREKALRLAIDAGKHIYTEKPTAEDLAGAVDLARLADAAGIKHGVVQDKLFLPGLRKLDRLVKGGFFGRILSVRGEFGYWVFEGDWQPAQRPSWNYRAADGGGITVDMFPHWHYVLEQIFGRVTSVTAQVATHIERRWDEAGEPYDATADDAAYGIFEIDRPGPDGGRIVAQINSSWAVRVYRDELVEFQVDGTEGSAVAGLRNCRIQHRAGTPKPVWNPDLPVTEDFRTQWQTVPDNDEFDNGFKAQWELFLRHVVEDAPYSWDLWAGARGVQLAESGLRSAREGRRIEIPELAGE; this is encoded by the coding sequence ATGGCCCGTACCACCATCGGGATCGTCCTCAACGGTGTCACCGGCCGGATGGGCTACCGGCAGCACCTCGTCCGGTCCCTGCTCGCGATCCGTGACCAAGGTGGACTGCCGCTGGCCGACGGTACTCGACTCTGGCCGGAGCTGGTGCTGGTCGGTCGCAACGAGGGCAAGCTCCGGGAGCTCGCCGATCGGCACGGACTCACCGACTGGACCACCGACCTGGCGGCGGCGTTGGCCCGTACGGACATGCAGGTCTACTTCGACGCCCAGGTCACCGCCCAGCGGGAGAAGGCGCTGCGGCTGGCGATCGACGCCGGCAAGCACATCTATACCGAGAAGCCGACGGCCGAGGACCTGGCCGGCGCGGTGGACCTGGCCCGCTTGGCGGACGCCGCCGGGATCAAGCACGGCGTCGTCCAGGACAAACTCTTCCTGCCGGGGCTGCGTAAGCTGGACCGTCTGGTGAAGGGCGGGTTCTTCGGCCGGATCCTCTCGGTGCGTGGCGAGTTCGGCTACTGGGTGTTCGAGGGGGACTGGCAGCCGGCGCAGCGGCCGTCCTGGAACTATCGGGCGGCGGACGGCGGCGGGATCACCGTGGACATGTTCCCGCACTGGCACTACGTCCTGGAGCAGATCTTCGGTCGGGTGACGTCGGTGACCGCCCAGGTCGCGACGCACATCGAGCGCCGCTGGGACGAAGCCGGTGAGCCCTACGACGCCACCGCCGACGACGCGGCGTACGGCATCTTCGAGATCGACCGACCCGGGCCGGACGGCGGCCGAATCGTGGCCCAGATCAACTCCTCCTGGGCGGTCCGGGTCTACCGGGACGAACTGGTCGAGTTCCAGGTCGACGGGACCGAGGGCAGCGCGGTCGCCGGGCTGCGCAACTGCCGCATCCAGCACCGGGCCGGCACGCCCAAGCCGGTGTGGAACCCGGACCTGCCGGTGACCGAGGATTTCCGTACCCAGTGGCAGACCGTGCCGGACAACGACGAGTTCGACAATGGTTTCAAGGCGCAGTGGGAGCTGTTCCTGCGCCATGTGGTCGAGGACGCGCCGTACAGCTGGGATCTCTGGGCCGGCGCGCGCGGCGTGCAACTCGCCGAGTCCGGGCTGCGGTCGGCGCGGGAGGGCCGTCGGATCGAGATCCCGGAGCTCGCCGGTGAGTGA
- a CDS encoding LacI family DNA-binding transcriptional regulator, whose translation MATLADVAKRAGVSPATASRIINGSSKPVTEALRDRVLAAVEELQYVPNAHAQSLARSHRSAVGVVVHDVSDPYFAEITRGLQRVATEHGRLVIICNSYRDPEKELQYVELLRAHQVAAIILAGSGYHDETFTALLESKLRVYERTGGRVAVIGRHEHAGDAVVPDNEMGGYLLGAELYSLGHTRFGVVAGPKVLTTTTDRLTGLRRAAREHGQKLPARRVAYADFDRASGAAAAASLLDAEPGLTAIAALNDSMAIGTMALLRSRGIMIPEQVSVVGFDDMPVARDVTPALTTVRLPLAEMGARAMTMALQPGAAARAPIIEEIGAELVRRESAGPPPPV comes from the coding sequence GTGGCCACCCTGGCTGATGTCGCGAAACGCGCCGGCGTGTCGCCGGCCACCGCATCCCGCATCATCAACGGCAGCAGCAAGCCGGTCACCGAGGCGCTGCGCGACCGGGTCCTCGCGGCGGTCGAGGAGCTGCAGTACGTCCCCAACGCCCACGCGCAGTCACTGGCCCGGTCCCACCGCAGCGCGGTCGGCGTCGTGGTGCACGACGTCTCCGACCCGTACTTCGCCGAGATAACCCGCGGCCTGCAGCGGGTAGCCACCGAGCACGGCCGGTTGGTGATCATCTGCAACAGTTACCGCGACCCGGAGAAGGAGCTGCAGTACGTCGAGCTGCTCCGGGCCCACCAGGTGGCGGCGATCATCCTCGCCGGATCCGGATACCACGACGAGACGTTCACCGCGCTGCTGGAAAGCAAACTACGGGTCTACGAACGGACCGGCGGCCGGGTCGCGGTCATCGGTCGACACGAACACGCCGGCGACGCGGTGGTTCCCGACAACGAGATGGGCGGCTACCTGCTCGGCGCCGAGCTCTACTCGCTCGGCCACACCAGATTCGGCGTGGTGGCCGGGCCCAAGGTGCTGACCACGACGACCGACCGGCTCACCGGGCTCCGTCGGGCGGCCCGCGAGCACGGTCAGAAGCTACCGGCCCGGCGGGTGGCGTACGCGGACTTCGACCGGGCCAGCGGAGCGGCCGCCGCCGCGAGCCTGCTGGACGCCGAGCCCGGACTGACCGCGATCGCCGCGCTCAACGACTCGATGGCGATCGGCACCATGGCGCTGTTGCGATCCCGCGGCATCATGATCCCGGAGCAGGTCAGCGTGGTGGGCTTCGACGACATGCCGGTGGCTCGCGACGTCACGCCGGCGTTGACCACGGTGCGGCTGCCGCTGGCCGAGATGGGTGCCCGGGCGATGACGATGGCGTTGCAGCCGGGTGCCGCGGCACGAGCGCCGATCATCGAGGAGATCGGCGCGGAACTGGTCCGACGGGAAAGCGCCGGACCGCCTCCACCGGTCTGA
- a CDS encoding Rv2578c family radical SAM protein: MRWDTLSAPHDREVLPGAAPAVGAAPAAPPLPLGLPEAVSRTFDTPGFAGMTFFEINAKSIINQVRGSSRVPFEWTINPYRGCSHACSYCFARNTHTYLDLDAGLDFDTKVIVKVNAAELLRRELAAPSWAGGPIAMGTNVDCYQRAEGRYRLMPEIISALRDAGNPFSILTKGTLILRDLPLLREAARAAPVSLAMSIGFVDEALWRAVESGAPSPARRLATVRTLVDAGFSVNVLMAPILPGLTDDEESIDATVAAIAQAGAASVVPLPLHLRPGAREWYAAWLGRTFPELVGHYRALFRSGSYLPQSYQREVVARVRMAARRHGLSPADPGATRRVDGAVTTDGEAPGRAPAHPGGQGGPVQLALL; encoded by the coding sequence ATGCGTTGGGACACCCTGTCGGCTCCCCACGACCGGGAGGTCCTTCCAGGGGCGGCCCCAGCAGTAGGGGCAGCCCCAGCGGCTCCACCCCTGCCGCTGGGGCTGCCCGAGGCCGTGTCCCGCACATTCGACACTCCCGGCTTCGCCGGGATGACCTTCTTCGAGATCAACGCCAAGTCGATCATCAATCAGGTGCGGGGCTCGTCCCGGGTGCCCTTCGAGTGGACGATCAATCCGTACCGCGGCTGCAGCCACGCCTGCTCGTACTGCTTCGCCCGCAACACGCACACCTACCTCGACCTCGACGCCGGTCTCGACTTCGACACCAAGGTCATCGTGAAGGTCAACGCGGCGGAGCTCCTGCGCCGCGAGTTGGCCGCACCCAGCTGGGCTGGCGGGCCCATCGCGATGGGCACCAACGTCGACTGCTACCAGCGGGCCGAGGGACGCTACCGGCTGATGCCCGAGATCATCAGCGCGTTGCGTGACGCGGGCAACCCGTTCTCGATTCTCACCAAGGGCACCCTGATCCTGCGTGACCTGCCCCTGCTGCGCGAGGCCGCGCGGGCGGCCCCGGTCAGCCTCGCGATGTCGATCGGCTTTGTCGACGAGGCGCTGTGGCGGGCGGTCGAGTCCGGCGCGCCGAGCCCGGCCCGCCGGCTGGCCACGGTCCGCACCCTGGTCGACGCCGGCTTCAGCGTCAACGTCCTGATGGCGCCGATCCTGCCTGGTCTGACCGACGACGAGGAGTCCATCGACGCCACCGTGGCCGCGATCGCCCAGGCGGGTGCCGCCAGTGTCGTCCCGCTGCCATTGCACCTGCGGCCCGGCGCCCGCGAGTGGTATGCGGCCTGGCTCGGCAGGACCTTTCCCGAACTCGTCGGGCACTACCGGGCACTGTTTCGGTCCGGGTCCTACCTGCCGCAGTCCTACCAGCGGGAGGTCGTCGCCCGGGTCCGGATGGCCGCCCGCCGGCATGGCCTGTCGCCGGCCGATCCGGGCGCCACGCGCCGGGTCGACGGCGCGGTCACCACAGATGGTGAAGCGCCCGGCCGGGCGCCGGCCCACCCGGGTGGGCAGGGTGGGCCGGTGCAACTCGCCCTGCTGTGA
- a CDS encoding CoA-binding protein, protein MRSPQQILAAARTIAVVGASRDPAKPAHSVPAQLIRYGWQVIPVNPHAREIFGVPTVASLAEIAEPIDLVNVFRPVPDAIDAVREAVRIGAPAVWLQSGITSAEAREIAVAAGIDYVEDRCVAVERALAGLTRRA, encoded by the coding sequence GTGAGAAGTCCACAACAAATTCTGGCCGCGGCGCGGACGATCGCGGTGGTCGGCGCCTCCCGCGATCCGGCGAAGCCGGCGCACAGCGTCCCGGCGCAGCTCATCCGGTACGGCTGGCAGGTGATTCCGGTCAACCCGCACGCCCGGGAGATCTTCGGCGTACCCACGGTTGCCAGCCTGGCCGAGATCGCGGAGCCGATCGACCTGGTCAACGTGTTCCGACCGGTGCCGGACGCGATCGACGCGGTACGCGAGGCGGTGCGGATCGGCGCCCCCGCCGTCTGGCTGCAGAGTGGCATCACGTCGGCCGAGGCCCGCGAGATCGCCGTCGCCGCCGGCATCGACTACGTCGAGGACCGTTGCGTCGCCGTCGAACGGGCACTCGCCGGCCTCACCCGCCGAGCCTGA
- a CDS encoding SDR family NAD(P)-dependent oxidoreductase, which translates to MGFDARTVVRSRAGTRDADTHRSTVPTPAVDRDGSVAPGAGPDGPTAATGPAPEPGPLRLDGRIALVTGAGSSDGIGYATARRLGQLGARVAIVSTTRRIHERASELGATGFVADLTDEAEVAALADAVTEQLGDVEVLVNNAGLASRASPEVLRPVAQLSFDEWRAEIDRNLTTAFLCSRAFIGGMSERGWGRIVNLAATAGPVNALPTEAGYAAAKAGVVGLTRALAMEMVADGVTVNAVAPGTIYTAASTVTELKQGMGTPIGRPGTPDEVAAAIAFFCSPAASYITGQMLVVDGGNSVREAQYR; encoded by the coding sequence ATGGGCTTTGACGCACGTACCGTGGTCCGTTCCCGCGCCGGTACGCGAGACGCCGACACACACCGCTCCACCGTTCCGACACCGGCCGTCGACCGGGACGGATCAGTTGCGCCCGGTGCCGGTCCGGACGGGCCGACGGCAGCCACCGGACCAGCTCCGGAGCCCGGACCGTTGCGGTTGGACGGCCGGATCGCGTTGGTCACCGGCGCCGGCAGCTCGGACGGCATCGGGTATGCCACCGCGCGTCGACTCGGCCAGCTCGGTGCCCGGGTGGCCATCGTTTCGACCACCCGGCGTATCCACGAGCGCGCGTCGGAGCTCGGCGCGACCGGATTCGTGGCGGACCTGACCGACGAGGCCGAGGTCGCCGCGCTGGCCGATGCAGTCACCGAGCAGTTGGGTGACGTCGAGGTGCTGGTCAACAACGCCGGGCTGGCCAGCCGGGCGAGTCCGGAGGTGCTGCGACCGGTCGCCCAGCTCAGCTTCGACGAGTGGCGCGCGGAGATCGACCGCAACCTCACCACCGCGTTCCTGTGCAGCCGGGCCTTCATCGGCGGGATGTCCGAACGCGGTTGGGGTCGGATCGTCAACCTGGCCGCCACCGCCGGCCCGGTCAACGCCCTGCCGACCGAGGCCGGTTACGCGGCGGCGAAGGCCGGGGTGGTCGGGTTGACCCGGGCCCTGGCGATGGAGATGGTCGCCGACGGGGTCACGGTCAACGCCGTCGCGCCCGGCACGATCTACACCGCGGCGTCGACGGTGACCGAGCTCAAGCAGGGCATGGGTACGCCGATCGGCCGCCCCGGTACGCCGGACGAGGTGGCGGCGGCGATCGCGTTCTTCTGTTCACCGGCGGCGTCGTACATCACCGGGCAGATGCTGGTGGTCGACGGCGGCAACAGTGTCCGGGAGGCGCAGTACCGCTGA
- a CDS encoding DUF4190 domain-containing protein — protein MSQPQQPGNWGDPSWPSQQQQPYGYPDPAGPVSGQPVPQGGYPAFTDPSYQQAGYPPAGYPPPGYPAPGYGAPGGYPYPVAAAGPTNGRAIAALVVGILGILGLCGYFVPGLLGIVGALLGHSARRQIRDSAAQGQPQQGEGMATAGIITGWISFGIALLAGIGITIGIIVSIAQGQ, from the coding sequence ATGAGCCAACCCCAGCAGCCAGGCAATTGGGGCGATCCGTCCTGGCCCAGTCAGCAGCAGCAGCCCTACGGCTATCCCGATCCGGCCGGCCCGGTCAGTGGGCAGCCGGTCCCCCAGGGTGGCTACCCGGCGTTCACCGACCCCAGTTACCAGCAGGCCGGCTACCCACCGGCCGGCTACCCACCACCGGGCTATCCGGCACCCGGGTACGGCGCGCCGGGCGGCTACCCGTACCCGGTCGCCGCCGCAGGGCCGACGAACGGCCGGGCCATCGCGGCGTTGGTCGTCGGCATCCTCGGGATCCTGGGACTGTGCGGGTACTTCGTTCCCGGCCTGCTCGGCATCGTCGGTGCGCTGCTCGGGCATTCCGCCCGCCGGCAGATCCGCGACAGCGCCGCCCAGGGACAGCCGCAGCAGGGTGAGGGGATGGCCACCGCCGGCATCATCACCGGTTGGATCTCCTTCGGCATCGCCCTGCTCGCCGGCATCGGCATCACCATCGGGATCATCGTCAGCATCGCCCAGGGCCAGTAG
- a CDS encoding DUF4190 domain-containing protein yields MKESDPGQENQPPSPWATPSAAGGIPAADPAVAGGYPPQPGQYPPPGQIAGGYPPPAGYAVYPAPRPTNSMALASFIVSLVSLFSCPLIGLVSVFLGRRARDEIRRTGEQGDGLAQAGVIIGWVGVGLTVLYTLVIAAYFGFFFLMVNSTSSTY; encoded by the coding sequence TTGAAGGAATCAGACCCCGGGCAGGAGAACCAGCCGCCATCGCCGTGGGCCACGCCGTCGGCGGCTGGCGGCATCCCAGCGGCCGATCCCGCCGTGGCCGGCGGATACCCACCGCAACCCGGCCAGTACCCGCCGCCCGGCCAGATCGCCGGCGGATACCCACCACCCGCCGGGTACGCCGTCTACCCCGCGCCCCGGCCGACGAACAGCATGGCACTCGCGTCGTTCATCGTGTCGCTGGTGAGCCTGTTCAGCTGCCCGCTGATCGGCCTGGTATCGGTGTTTCTCGGCCGGCGGGCACGCGACGAGATCCGGCGCACCGGCGAGCAGGGCGATGGGCTGGCCCAGGCCGGCGTGATCATCGGCTGGGTCGGCGTCGGCCTGACCGTGCTGTACACGCTGGTGATCGCCGCGTACTTCGGATTCTTCTTCTTGATGGTGAACAGCACCAGCAGCACGTACTGA
- a CDS encoding SDR family NAD(P)-dependent oxidoreductase produces the protein MPPESGPAQEPSFPGPAVITGASSGIGLAAAVALARRGVDVALVGRHAARLTDAAAEVREASGTTPATFRADFAVLDEVRALAERLLAGYDRIGVLANNAGAIMLRPVTTVDGFESTMQANHLAPFLLTRLLLDRIERVVTTASGAHRSGALDPTDLNAALGAGGRYRAMRAYGTSKQANILFAAELARRRPDIVSVSFHPGVVRTRFANEHPVVAWGMRIAPLLRTPAQGAQTLVWLAGERRSRLVDGGYYVDGKLRRPRSWAADPQLAAALWTASERAVGLPEAG, from the coding sequence ATGCCCCCCGAAAGCGGCCCCGCGCAGGAACCCAGTTTCCCCGGTCCGGCGGTGATCACCGGGGCCAGCTCCGGCATCGGCCTGGCCGCCGCCGTGGCGCTGGCCCGGCGCGGCGTCGACGTCGCGCTGGTCGGCCGGCACGCCGCCCGGCTGACCGACGCCGCCGCCGAGGTCCGCGAGGCCAGCGGTACGACGCCGGCCACGTTCCGTGCCGACTTCGCCGTCCTCGACGAGGTACGCGCCCTGGCTGAGCGGCTGCTCGCCGGCTACGACCGGATCGGGGTCCTGGCGAACAACGCCGGCGCGATCATGCTGCGCCCGGTGACCACGGTCGACGGGTTCGAGTCGACCATGCAGGCCAACCACCTGGCCCCGTTCCTCCTGACCAGGCTGCTGCTGGACCGGATCGAGCGGGTGGTCACCACGGCCTCCGGTGCGCATCGCAGCGGCGCCCTCGACCCGACCGACCTCAACGCCGCGCTGGGTGCCGGAGGTCGCTACCGGGCCATGCGGGCGTACGGCACCAGCAAGCAGGCGAACATCCTCTTCGCCGCCGAACTGGCCCGCCGCCGACCGGACATCGTCTCGGTGTCGTTCCATCCGGGCGTGGTCCGCACCCGGTTCGCCAACGAACACCCCGTGGTGGCCTGGGGAATGCGGATCGCCCCGTTGCTACGCACCCCGGCCCAGGGCGCGCAGACCCTGGTGTGGCTGGCCGGGGAGCGCCGGTCCAGGTTGGTCGACGGCGGCTACTACGTCGACGGCAAACTACGGCGACCCCGGTCGTGGGCGGCCGATCCGCAGTTGGCCGCCGCGCTCTGGACGGCCAGCGAACGCGCTGTCGGGCTGCCCGAGGCCGGCTGA
- a CDS encoding DMT family transporter yields MSSDAHLPGPGGRGELLATGAAAVAVLAVSTSAPLIAFAAAPALAIALWRNVLATGAVVPFVLARRRPELRMLAGAGGRRQVGWCVLAGVALAAHFGTWMPSAQLTSVATATALVATQPVWQGLIALGQGRRLPTVTWWGIGIAVVGAALATGADVGFDARAVAGDLLALAGAVFAAVYTAFGEHARRTVSTTTYTTICYGVCAVVLLGVCLVGGIQLTGFSGSTWLVILGLVVGAQLLGHSMFSYALHKIPATTVSVLILLEVPGAALIAWLWLDQVPRLAALPGLGLLLVGVAVVVLGGTRNRTPPPLPPEAGPPESPPAS; encoded by the coding sequence GTGTCCTCCGATGCTCACCTGCCAGGTCCGGGCGGCCGGGGTGAGCTGCTCGCCACCGGTGCCGCCGCCGTCGCCGTACTCGCCGTCTCCACCTCCGCTCCGCTGATCGCCTTCGCCGCCGCGCCCGCGCTCGCCATCGCCCTCTGGCGAAACGTACTGGCCACCGGCGCGGTGGTCCCCTTCGTCTTGGCCCGCCGCCGGCCCGAGCTGCGGATGCTGGCCGGTGCGGGGGGCCGCCGTCAGGTCGGCTGGTGTGTGCTGGCCGGCGTCGCGCTGGCCGCCCACTTCGGCACCTGGATGCCGAGCGCCCAGCTGACGTCGGTGGCGACGGCCACCGCGCTCGTCGCCACCCAGCCGGTCTGGCAGGGCCTGATCGCGTTGGGTCAGGGCCGCCGACTGCCGACGGTCACCTGGTGGGGCATCGGCATCGCGGTCGTCGGCGCCGCACTCGCCACCGGCGCCGATGTCGGGTTCGACGCCCGGGCCGTCGCCGGCGATCTGCTGGCCCTGGCCGGAGCGGTCTTCGCCGCGGTCTACACCGCGTTCGGTGAGCACGCGCGGCGAACGGTCAGCACCACGACGTACACCACGATCTGCTACGGCGTCTGCGCGGTGGTGCTGCTCGGCGTCTGCCTGGTCGGCGGGATCCAGCTGACCGGATTCTCCGGATCGACCTGGCTGGTGATCCTCGGCCTGGTCGTCGGAGCGCAACTGCTCGGCCATTCGATGTTCAGCTACGCACTGCACAAGATTCCGGCGACCACGGTGAGCGTCCTGATCCTGCTGGAGGTGCCCGGTGCCGCGCTCATCGCCTGGCTGTGGCTCGACCAGGTGCCCCGGCTCGCCGCCCTGCCCGGGCTCGGCCTGCTGCTGGTCGGCGTGGCCGTGGTGGTGCTGGGCGGTACCCGCAACCGGACGCCGCCACCGCTGCCACCGGAGGCCGGGCCGCCGGAAAGCCCGCCGGCGTCCTGA
- a CDS encoding PhzF family phenazine biosynthesis protein has product MSSLGYEIVDVFTDRPFAGNQLAVVFDAEQLATDQLQAIAREFNLSETVFVLPTRTAGASYRVRIFTPERELPFAGHPSVGAAVTAGRRGLVSSGTVVQECGAGLLPIELTEHGYATLAGGEPTVGPTVEAAVLLAAVGLTADDHPGPAPRRAGCGLEFDYLCVRPEAVARASLDPVAALRAGVGMLSVFSWDPAGAGAHPTAHARVFCPGAGVTEDPATGSAALGLGVWAVTSGLLPPNGQSRYAVRQGAEIHRPSALDCTVTALGGRARSATVAGQVVPIAAGQITVPPFVG; this is encoded by the coding sequence ATGTCCAGCCTCGGTTACGAGATCGTCGACGTCTTCACGGATCGGCCGTTCGCCGGCAACCAGCTCGCCGTGGTCTTCGACGCCGAGCAGCTCGCCACCGACCAGTTGCAGGCGATCGCCCGGGAGTTCAACCTCTCCGAGACGGTGTTCGTGCTGCCGACCCGGACCGCCGGCGCGAGCTACCGGGTGAGGATCTTCACACCGGAGCGGGAGTTGCCGTTCGCCGGACATCCCAGCGTCGGCGCGGCGGTCACCGCCGGGCGTCGGGGCCTGGTGTCGTCGGGCACCGTCGTGCAGGAGTGCGGCGCCGGGTTGCTGCCGATCGAGCTCACCGAGCACGGGTACGCGACGTTGGCCGGCGGCGAGCCGACCGTCGGGCCGACGGTCGAGGCGGCGGTGCTGCTGGCCGCGGTCGGGCTCACCGCCGACGACCACCCCGGCCCGGCACCGCGCCGGGCCGGCTGCGGACTCGAGTTCGACTACCTGTGCGTACGCCCGGAGGCGGTCGCCCGGGCGAGCCTCGACCCGGTCGCGGCGCTGCGCGCGGGCGTCGGGATGCTCAGCGTCTTCTCCTGGGACCCGGCCGGAGCCGGCGCTCACCCGACCGCGCACGCCCGGGTGTTCTGCCCCGGTGCCGGCGTCACCGAGGACCCGGCCACCGGCTCGGCCGCGCTCGGTCTCGGCGTGTGGGCGGTGACCAGCGGGCTGCTACCGCCGAACGGCCAGTCGCGCTACGCCGTACGGCAGGGTGCCGAGATCCATCGACCATCCGCCCTGGACTGCACGGTGACCGCTCTCGGCGGCCGGGCGCGGTCCGCCACCGTCGCCGGCCAGGTGGTGCCGATCGCCGCCGGCCAGATCACGGTCCCGCCGTTCGTGGGCTGA